The following is a genomic window from Aquificota bacterium.
CACTTTAAAAACAGCTTTTGAAATCTTAGGAATAAACGCACCGGAGAGGATGTGATGAGGATAACAGTTGTAGGTGGAGGATACGTAGGGCTTACTACGGGTGTTTGCTTTGCCCATCTGGGCCACGAAGTAATGGTGGTGGAAAAGATTCCACAAAAGGTGGAGATGCTAAGGTCTGGCAAATCTCCTATCTACGAGCCTGGACTTGAAGAGCTTCTAAAAGAGAACCTTCAAAGGGGAAGGATAAGCTTTACCACAAGCCTACGGGAAGGGCTTGATTTTTCCGATGTGATCTTTATATGCGTGGGAACACCACAGAGGCCCGATGGCTCCGCAGACCTCTCACAGGTGGAAGAGGTGGCAAGGGAAACGGCAAAGATAATGAAATCTTACAAGCTACTCATAGAAAAGTCCACGGTGCCAGTAAATACACACAAGCTCATAAAGAAGACGGTGCAAAGATACCTAAAGGACCCAAACATACCATACGATGTGGCATCAAACCCAGAGTTTTTGAGGGAAGGGTCCGCCATAGAGGACTTTTTAAACCCAGACCGTATAGTGGTAGGCTTGGAAAGCCAAAGGGCAAAGGAAATCTTTGAAGAGCTTTATAAGGACTTTAAATGTCCTATCATCTACACAGACCCGGCCACGGCAGAACTTATAAAGCATGCCAGCAACTCCTTCTTGGCAATGAAGATATCCTTTATAAACATGGTGGCAGACCTGTGCGAAAAGGTTGGTGCGGATGTAAAGCTTGTGGCCGATGGAATGGGCTACGATAAGCGTATAGGTAGGGCCTTCCTCAATGCGGGCATAGGCTATGGAGGGTCTTGCTTTCCAAAGGATGTGAAGGCCTTTATAAGGATGGCTCAAGATTATGGCCTTGACTTTGGGCTTTTGAGAGAGGTAGAAAGGATAAATCAAGATAGACCCACAAGGTTTGTGGAAAAGGTAAAGAATGTGCTTTGGAGCTTACGGGATAAAAGACTTGCAGTCTGGGGCCTT
Proteins encoded in this region:
- a CDS encoding UDP-glucose/GDP-mannose dehydrogenase family protein — its product is MRITVVGGGYVGLTTGVCFAHLGHEVMVVEKIPQKVEMLRSGKSPIYEPGLEELLKENLQRGRISFTTSLREGLDFSDVIFICVGTPQRPDGSADLSQVEEVARETAKIMKSYKLLIEKSTVPVNTHKLIKKTVQRYLKDPNIPYDVASNPEFLREGSAIEDFLNPDRIVVGLESQRAKEIFEELYKDFKCPIIYTDPATAELIKHASNSFLAMKISFINMVADLCEKVGADVKLVADGMGYDKRIGRAFLNAGIGYGGSCFPKDVKAFIRMAQDYGLDFGLLREVERINQDRPTRFVEKVKNVLWSLRDKRLAVWGLSFKPNTDDIREAPSLKVVDMLLREGAYLSLYDPKAMENFKLVFPEGKQISYAKDMYSAVEGASALLILTEWEEFVRADLKRVKELMELPIIIDGRNIFEPEDVRALGFEYYPTGR